The following proteins are encoded in a genomic region of Methylocella tundrae:
- a CDS encoding CmpA/NrtA family ABC transporter substrate-binding protein, whose product MSQAHQITAGFMPLLDSALLVAAKEKGFAAAEGVDLVLMRETSWANIRDRLAVGHFQVAHMLAPMPIASNLGLTPLASRTIAPMALGLGGNAVTVSNTLWRAMEAHGARADLDPMSSGLALKAVLAGRAAKGLPPLRFAVVHPHSGHNYELRYWLAACGVEPDRDVEIVVVPPPLMLDAIGAGGIDGYCVGEPWNTAADILGYGRIVTVKAAIWKSSPEKVLGVEARWAEANPEALAALLRALYQAARWCGDATNREELASLIAGPAFLARPADWMTPALSGRIRAGGDILAVDDFFIPFAKAATFPWKSHALWFYTQMVRWGQVSHDKSNEAVARETYRPDLYRSALKPLGVALPGANAKVEGALGAATPVGSAGASLTLGPDGFFDGGLFDPDEIDAYISAQSRAAIR is encoded by the coding sequence ATGAGCCAGGCTCATCAAATCACGGCTGGTTTCATGCCTTTGCTCGACAGCGCGCTCCTTGTCGCGGCAAAAGAGAAGGGTTTTGCTGCGGCGGAAGGCGTCGATTTGGTCCTCATGCGCGAAACGTCATGGGCGAACATCCGCGATCGTCTGGCCGTCGGCCATTTTCAGGTGGCGCACATGCTGGCGCCGATGCCGATCGCCAGCAATCTCGGATTAACGCCGCTCGCCTCACGCACGATAGCGCCCATGGCGCTTGGCCTTGGAGGCAACGCCGTCACGGTTTCGAATACGCTTTGGAGGGCTATGGAAGCGCATGGCGCAAGGGCCGATCTTGATCCAATGTCATCCGGCCTCGCGCTGAAGGCGGTGCTGGCGGGCCGAGCGGCGAAGGGTCTGCCGCCGTTGCGCTTCGCCGTCGTTCATCCGCACTCTGGGCATAATTACGAGTTGCGCTACTGGCTTGCGGCCTGCGGCGTCGAGCCCGATCGCGATGTCGAGATCGTCGTCGTGCCGCCGCCGCTGATGCTGGATGCGATCGGCGCCGGCGGCATTGACGGCTATTGCGTCGGCGAGCCGTGGAACACCGCGGCGGACATTCTGGGTTACGGACGCATCGTCACCGTCAAGGCGGCCATCTGGAAGTCCAGCCCCGAAAAGGTTTTGGGCGTTGAGGCGCGCTGGGCGGAGGCCAATCCCGAGGCGCTTGCCGCCTTGCTGCGAGCGCTCTATCAGGCGGCGCGCTGGTGCGGCGACGCGACAAACCGGGAAGAACTGGCCTCGCTGATCGCCGGTCCCGCCTTTCTTGCGAGGCCGGCGGACTGGATGACGCCGGCGCTCTCAGGCCGCATTCGCGCTGGCGGCGACATCCTGGCCGTGGATGATTTTTTCATTCCGTTCGCAAAGGCCGCGACCTTTCCCTGGAAAAGCCATGCGCTCTGGTTCTATACGCAGATGGTGCGCTGGGGACAGGTGAGCCACGACAAGTCCAACGAGGCAGTCGCGCGCGAGACCTACCGTCCCGACCTTTACCGCTCGGCGCTGAAGCCGCTCGGCGTGGCGCTGCCCGGGGCGAACGCAAAGGTGGAGGGGGCGCTCGGAGCAGCCACCCCGGTCGGCTCGGCGGGCGCGAGCCTGACTCTCGGCCCCGATGGCTTCTTTGACGGCGGCCTGTTCGATCCCGACGAGATCGACGCTTACATTTCCGCTCAAAGTCGCGCCGCTATCCGCTGA
- a CDS encoding nitrate reductase, translated as MAEVTDARVVNTTCPYCGVGCGVKAEIAPDGNVSVRGDGEHPANFGRLCSKGSALNETIDLEGRLLHPHIGARRASWNDALDLVASTFSRTIAEHGPESVAFYVSGQLLTEDYYVANKLMKGFIGSANIDTNSRLCMASSVAGHRRAFGADIVPGTYEDLELADLIVLVGSNLAWCHPVLYQRIAAAKEKRPEMRVVLVDPRRTMTADLADFHLPIRADGDGALFAGLLGWLADHEAVDRDYVAAHTTGFGAALAAARLVCLDEIAEQTGLQADELTSFYALFAGASKVVTVYSQGVNQSSTGTDKVNAIINCHLATGRIGRPGMGPFSVTGQPNAMGGREVGGLANMLAAHMEIDNPDHRDRVQRFWRSPSIADRPGLRAVDLFRAVADGRIKALWIMATNPVDSLPDAASVEAALRTCPFVVVSDVLAQTDTIRHAHVRLPAAAWGEKDGTVTNSERRISRQRAFLPLPGEARPDWRIICDVAQRMGFANAFSYASPAEIFSEHAALSAFENDGARAFDIGALAGIDLAHFDGLGPFQWPRPDGDAPAETRFFGDGQFFTPDRKARFIAISAIADTRTSRDFPLILNTGRVRDHWHTMTRTGKSARLSQHLAEPFVEIHPEDAARYGIVDADIVRVSTMGDAILVRALLSTRQARGSVFVPIHWTDQFAARARVDILVPGLTDPHSGQPASKHVPVRVARFEAALYGFAVVNEHPPMIEADYWALAKCRAGWRVEFAFAKADRDWPLFAAGLFGRAVGADFLAYNDATAGQQRFACFDGQRLAGALFLAPQPVAVSRDWAVEQLSAEFASQRARVAVIAGRPGRGLAERGATVCSCFGVGANQIAVAAKAGCVTVEAIGQALQAGTNCGSCRAEIKGIINAYRLQAAE; from the coding sequence ATGGCGGAGGTGACGGATGCGCGCGTGGTCAACACCACGTGCCCCTACTGCGGGGTAGGATGCGGCGTGAAGGCCGAGATCGCCCCGGATGGAAACGTCAGCGTTCGCGGCGATGGCGAACATCCAGCCAACTTCGGGCGCCTATGCTCCAAGGGGTCGGCTCTCAACGAGACGATCGATCTCGAAGGACGCTTGCTGCATCCGCACATAGGCGCGCGCCGCGCGAGCTGGAACGATGCGCTTGATCTCGTGGCTTCGACATTTTCCCGAACCATCGCGGAGCATGGCCCGGAGTCGGTGGCGTTTTATGTCTCGGGCCAGCTGTTGACGGAGGACTATTATGTCGCCAACAAGCTGATGAAAGGCTTCATCGGCTCGGCCAACATCGACACCAATTCGCGTCTCTGCATGGCCTCTTCCGTCGCAGGCCACCGTAGAGCCTTTGGCGCGGATATAGTGCCTGGAACATATGAGGATCTAGAACTCGCAGATCTCATTGTCCTGGTGGGGTCGAATCTCGCCTGGTGCCACCCTGTGCTTTACCAGCGGATCGCCGCCGCGAAGGAAAAGCGGCCCGAAATGCGCGTCGTGCTCGTCGATCCGCGCCGCACGATGACCGCCGACCTCGCCGATTTTCATCTGCCGATCCGCGCCGACGGCGACGGCGCGTTGTTCGCCGGCCTCCTCGGCTGGCTTGCGGACCACGAGGCGGTGGATCGCGACTATGTCGCCGCGCATACCACAGGCTTCGGCGCGGCGCTGGCGGCGGCCCGGTTAGTATGTCTCGACGAGATTGCCGAACAGACCGGCCTTCAGGCGGACGAGCTCACCAGCTTCTATGCGCTCTTCGCCGGCGCCTCGAAGGTCGTCACCGTATACAGCCAGGGCGTCAACCAGTCGTCGACCGGAACGGACAAGGTCAACGCCATCATCAACTGTCATCTGGCGACCGGGCGGATAGGCAGGCCGGGAATGGGGCCGTTTTCCGTCACGGGCCAGCCCAACGCGATGGGCGGCCGCGAGGTCGGCGGCCTCGCCAACATGCTCGCCGCTCACATGGAGATCGACAACCCCGATCATCGTGACCGCGTGCAGCGTTTCTGGCGCTCGCCCTCAATTGCCGATCGGCCGGGACTGAGGGCGGTCGATCTATTCCGCGCCGTCGCCGACGGACGCATCAAGGCGCTCTGGATCATGGCGACCAATCCCGTCGATTCTTTGCCGGACGCCGCATCAGTCGAGGCCGCTTTAAGAACATGCCCCTTCGTCGTCGTTTCGGATGTGCTGGCGCAGACCGATACGATTCGCCACGCTCATGTCAGGCTGCCCGCCGCGGCCTGGGGCGAGAAAGATGGGACCGTCACAAACTCGGAGCGGCGCATTTCGCGCCAGCGCGCCTTCCTGCCGCTCCCCGGCGAGGCGCGGCCCGATTGGCGGATTATCTGCGATGTGGCGCAGCGGATGGGTTTCGCCAATGCCTTCTCCTACGCGTCGCCGGCCGAAATTTTCAGTGAGCACGCCGCTTTGTCCGCGTTCGAGAATGATGGTGCGCGGGCCTTCGACATCGGCGCCCTTGCCGGAATTGACTTGGCGCATTTCGACGGGCTGGGACCGTTTCAATGGCCGCGCCCGGACGGGGATGCGCCCGCGGAAACCCGCTTCTTCGGCGATGGCCAATTTTTCACCCCTGACCGCAAGGCGCGTTTCATCGCGATCAGCGCAATCGCCGATACGCGAACGAGCAGGGACTTCCCGCTGATCCTGAACACCGGCCGCGTGCGCGACCATTGGCATACGATGACGCGCACGGGAAAGAGCGCCCGTCTTTCGCAGCATCTCGCCGAACCCTTCGTTGAAATCCACCCGGAAGATGCGGCTCGCTATGGCATTGTGGACGCCGACATCGTCCGCGTTTCGACCATGGGCGATGCAATCCTCGTCCGCGCCCTGTTGTCCACCAGGCAGGCGCGTGGATCCGTCTTTGTTCCGATTCATTGGACCGATCAGTTCGCGGCCAGGGCGCGCGTCGACATACTCGTCCCGGGCCTCACCGATCCCCATTCGGGTCAGCCCGCGTCCAAGCACGTTCCTGTTCGGGTTGCGCGCTTCGAAGCCGCTTTATACGGCTTTGCGGTTGTTAATGAGCATCCGCCAATGATTGAAGCCGATTATTGGGCGCTGGCCAAATGCCGGGCTGGCTGGCGCGTCGAATTTGCTTTCGCAAAGGCGGACCGAGACTGGCCGTTATTTGCAGCGGGCCTATTCGGTCGTGCGGTCGGAGCGGATTTTCTCGCCTACAATGACGCGACGGCAGGCCAGCAGCGCTTTGCATGTTTCGACGGTCAGCGCCTCGCGGGAGCGTTGTTTCTCGCCCCTCAACCGGTTGCCGTATCGCGCGACTGGGCCGTCGAGCAATTAAGCGCGGAATTTGCCAGTCAGCGCGCGCGCGTCGCCGTTATCGCCGGCCGTCCCGGGCGCGGCCTCGCCGAGCGGGGCGCCACCGTCTGCTCCTGTTTCGGGGTCGGCGCCAATCAGATCGCCGTCGCCGCCAAGGCAGGCTGCGTCACGGTTGAAGCGATAGGGCAGGCCCTGCAGGCAGGCACGAATTGCGGGTCCTGCAGGGCCGAAATCAAGGGGATCATCAATGCATATCGTCTCCAGGCGGCCGAGTGA
- the nirB gene encoding nitrite reductase large subunit NirB, producing the protein MTEKLVIIGNGMAPGRMLEHLLEREPDRYEITIFNAEPRVNYDRIMLSPVLSGEKDYEQIIIHGDGWYIKNNITLYKGHKIVAIDRVAKTVVSDHGAIEAYDKLVIATGSTPMILPVPGHGLPGVLTYRDLDDVNAMLLAAQSRDTAIVIGGGLLGLEAAAGLAARGMDVTVLHLMPTLMERQLDPAAGYLLQRAVEERGIKVITRANTKAILGKERVEAVELADGSIIPATLVVMAAGIRPNSGLARDAGLEINRGISVDAGMRASDPDILAIGECAEVGGHVYGLVAPLYEMARVAAARLCGDETAAFVHNDTPTKLKVTGIELFSLGDFADGDDREEIVLRDAAAGVYKRLMIKDNCVIGAVLFGETSDGAWFNDLKKKEVDISEMRDTLIFGQAYQGGSPLDPMAAVAALPDDAEICGCNGVSKSKITGAIITKGLTSLDDVRAHTKASASCGSCTGLVEQLMKLTLGAAYNPAAAQPLCGCTTLGHDDVRRLIKAKGLKTIPAVMQELEWKTSCGCAKCRPALNYYLVCDWPDEYADDYQSRFINERVHANIQKDGTYSVVPRMWGGVTSAKELRAIADVVDKFAIPTVKVTGGQRIDMLGIKKEDLPAVWADLGTAGFVSGHAYAKGLRTVKTCVGSDWCRFGTQDSTGFGIRIERFMWGSWTPAKVKMAVSGCPRNCAEATCKDVGVICVDSGYEIHFAGAAGLDIKGTEVLGLVRTEDEALEVIVALVQMYREQGRYLERIYKWAKRVGVAEIRLQIVDDLERRKTYFDRFVFSQKFAQVDPWSERVSGKDKHEFRPMATVGLAQAAE; encoded by the coding sequence ATGACCGAGAAACTCGTCATCATCGGCAACGGCATGGCGCCCGGCAGAATGCTGGAGCATCTCCTCGAAAGGGAGCCGGACCGCTACGAGATCACCATTTTCAACGCCGAGCCGCGCGTCAATTACGACCGCATCATGCTCTCGCCGGTGCTTTCCGGAGAGAAGGACTATGAGCAGATCATCATCCACGGCGACGGCTGGTACATCAAGAACAACATCACCCTCTACAAGGGCCACAAGATCGTCGCCATCGACCGTGTGGCAAAGACAGTCGTGTCGGACCACGGCGCAATCGAAGCCTACGACAAGCTGGTGATCGCCACCGGCTCGACGCCCATGATCCTGCCGGTTCCAGGTCATGGCCTTCCGGGCGTGCTTACCTATCGCGATCTCGACGACGTCAACGCCATGTTGCTTGCCGCGCAGTCGCGCGACACGGCGATCGTCATCGGCGGCGGTCTTCTTGGTCTCGAGGCCGCAGCCGGCCTCGCGGCCCGCGGCATGGATGTCACGGTTCTCCATCTGATGCCGACTCTGATGGAGCGCCAGCTTGATCCCGCGGCGGGCTATCTGTTGCAACGCGCCGTCGAGGAGCGCGGCATCAAGGTCATCACCAGGGCCAACACAAAGGCCATTCTCGGCAAGGAAAGGGTGGAGGCCGTCGAACTCGCCGATGGCTCCATCATTCCGGCGACGCTGGTCGTTATGGCTGCGGGCATCCGGCCCAATTCGGGTCTCGCGAGAGACGCCGGCCTTGAGATCAATCGCGGGATATCGGTCGACGCCGGCATGCGCGCCTCCGACCCGGATATCCTCGCCATCGGCGAGTGCGCGGAAGTTGGCGGCCATGTCTACGGCCTAGTCGCGCCGCTCTATGAAATGGCGCGGGTCGCGGCGGCGCGTCTTTGTGGAGATGAAACGGCGGCCTTCGTTCACAACGATACGCCGACGAAGCTTAAGGTCACCGGGATCGAACTGTTCTCCCTTGGCGATTTCGCCGATGGGGATGACCGGGAGGAAATCGTTCTGCGCGATGCCGCCGCCGGCGTCTACAAGCGCCTGATGATCAAGGACAACTGCGTCATCGGCGCCGTGTTGTTCGGCGAGACGTCCGATGGCGCCTGGTTCAACGACCTCAAGAAGAAAGAGGTCGATATTTCCGAAATGCGCGACACATTGATTTTTGGCCAGGCCTATCAGGGGGGCTCCCCCCTGGACCCTATGGCGGCCGTTGCAGCCTTGCCGGATGATGCGGAAATCTGCGGCTGTAACGGCGTATCCAAAAGCAAAATCACCGGCGCGATTATCACGAAGGGGCTGACGTCGCTGGATGACGTCCGCGCCCATACAAAAGCGTCCGCCTCCTGCGGTTCCTGCACGGGCCTTGTCGAACAGCTCATGAAGCTGACGCTTGGCGCCGCCTACAATCCCGCAGCCGCGCAGCCGCTGTGCGGATGCACGACGCTCGGCCATGACGATGTGCGCCGGCTCATAAAGGCGAAAGGGTTGAAGACCATTCCAGCCGTCATGCAGGAACTCGAATGGAAGACATCCTGCGGCTGCGCCAAATGCCGGCCCGCGCTGAATTACTATCTCGTCTGCGACTGGCCGGACGAATATGCCGATGACTATCAATCCCGTTTCATCAACGAGCGCGTCCACGCCAACATACAGAAGGACGGAACCTATTCGGTGGTGCCGCGCATGTGGGGCGGCGTCACCAGCGCCAAGGAGCTGCGCGCGATCGCCGACGTTGTTGACAAGTTCGCGATTCCGACGGTGAAGGTGACCGGGGGGCAGCGCATCGACATGCTGGGCATAAAAAAGGAAGATTTGCCCGCCGTGTGGGCGGACCTCGGAACGGCCGGGTTCGTGTCGGGCCACGCCTACGCCAAGGGGCTCCGCACCGTGAAGACATGCGTCGGGTCGGACTGGTGCCGCTTCGGCACGCAGGATTCGACTGGCTTTGGCATTCGCATCGAAAGATTCATGTGGGGCTCATGGACGCCCGCCAAAGTCAAAATGGCGGTGTCCGGCTGTCCGCGCAATTGCGCGGAAGCAACCTGCAAGGATGTGGGCGTGATTTGCGTCGACTCGGGCTATGAGATTCATTTCGCTGGGGCGGCGGGTCTCGACATCAAGGGCACGGAGGTGCTGGGCCTGGTGAGGACTGAGGATGAAGCGTTGGAAGTGATTGTCGCGCTCGTCCAGATGTATCGTGAGCAGGGGCGCTATCTCGAGCGCATCTACAAATGGGCCAAACGGGTCGGCGTCGCGGAAATAAGGCTGCAGATCGTCGACGATCTGGAGCGGCGCAAAACCTACTTCGATCGTTTCGTCTTCTCGCAGAAGTTCGCGCAGGTCGATCCGTGGTCTGAGCGCGTCTCGGGCAAGGATAAGCACGAGTTCCGGCCGATGGCGACCGTCGGCCTGGCGCAAGCGGCGGAGTGA
- the nirD gene encoding nitrite reductase small subunit NirD: MNWIAIGSPADIPLRGARCVVTPKGRVAVFRTAEEQFFAMEDRCPHKGGPLSQGIVHGAAVTCPLHNWVISLETGRALGADVGSVRTIPLKLEGDSLFLALDALAIEAA; this comes from the coding sequence ATGAACTGGATCGCCATTGGATCGCCAGCCGACATTCCTCTGCGCGGCGCCCGCTGCGTGGTGACGCCTAAAGGCAGGGTCGCCGTGTTTCGCACGGCCGAAGAGCAATTCTTCGCCATGGAGGATCGTTGCCCGCACAAGGGGGGGCCGCTCAGCCAGGGAATCGTGCATGGGGCGGCTGTGACCTGCCCGCTGCACAACTGGGTCATTTCGCTGGAGACGGGCCGGGCGCTCGGCGCCGATGTGGGCTCCGTGCGGACGATCCCTCTCAAGCTCGAAGGCGACAGTCTTTTTCTCGCGCTCGACGCGCTCGCGATTGAGGCTGCGTGA